The following is a genomic window from Solanum lycopersicum chromosome 6, SLM_r2.1.
GCAGCGGCGACATCTGATAACTGCTCTGAAACTGAGAACCTAACAAGCTATTATCCACCGTTGTGGCGCCGGTAGTGGCATCCATGTAATTAAATGGAAGATCGAGGGTAGCTTTCTCCCAATCTGTCAGTTTCGGCTCACTCTGCACTTCTCTTTCACATGTGAATTCGGGTGAGAGCACGTGTTCCGAGCAGCTTGAATCGGAGTGCATCTTCGGAACTGAATCGGACGGCAGGTAGAAGAAATCGTTGTGCAATTGCTGCGGCTGAGGATGTGGAGGTAGCGGTGGTAGAATCTCCGGCTTCCGATCTTCTGGAGATCCAACTTTATCCATGTAGCAGGTAGTGTTCATTTTCCTGTTCTTCTCAATCGATCCCTTTTTGTTGTAAATTCTACATAGAACCCAATCGTCCAGCTGTAAACGAGACAGAAACCGTCAAAAATCAATCGGAAAAACAGAGTCTAGAtcgtcaaaaaaaaattattaatctgTTCTACACTCACCCTTAAGCTATTGTTATTCTTCCGAGCAGATCGATCAACATCAGCTAGACGATATTCATGCATGATCCAATTAGTTTTCTCTCCTTTAGGTGCTTTACCAGAATAAAACACCAATGCTTTCTTA
Proteins encoded in this region:
- the NAM1 gene encoding Nam-like protein 1, which codes for MTAAELQLPPGFRFHPTDEELVTHYLCRKCTSQPIAVPIVAEIDLYKFDPWDLPDLALYGEKEWYFFSPRDRKYPNGSRPNRAAGTGYWKATGADKPIGNPKAVGIKKALVFYSGKAPKGEKTNWIMHEYRLADVDRSARKNNNSLRLDDWVLCRIYNKKGSIEKNRKMNTTCYMDKVGSPEDRKPEILPPLPPHPQPQQLHNDFFYLPSDSVPKMHSDSSCSEHVLSPEFTCEREVQSEPKLTDWEKATLDLPFNYMDATTGATTVDNSLLGSQFQSSYQMSPLQDMFMHLHKPF